The Danio rerio strain Tuebingen ecotype United States chromosome 10, GRCz12tu, whole genome shotgun sequence genome contains a region encoding:
- the spina gene encoding spindlin-1 yields the protein MKTPFGKNAAQRPRADAGHPGVSANMMKKKNSHKKHKTSVGPTKAVAQPRRNIVGCRIQHIWKEGSGAASQWKGTVLDQVPVNPSLYLIKYDGFDCVYGLELHKDERVQGLEVLPDRLASTRISDAHLADTMIGKAVEHMFETEDGTKNEWRGMVLARAPIMNTWFYITYEKDPVLYMYQLLDDYKDGDLRIMPDSNDSPPAEREPGEVVDSLVGKQVEYAKEDGSKRTGMVIHQVEAKPSVYFIKFDDDFHIYVYDLVKTS from the exons ATGAAGACCCCATTCGGGAAGAACGCGGCCCAGAGACCCAGAGCTGATGCAG GGCATCCTGGTGTCTCTGCAAATATGATGAAGAAAAAGAACTCTCATAA GAAACACAAAACCAGCGTAGGCCCCACTAAAGCCGTGGCTCAGCCCAGGAGGAACATTGTGGGCTGTCGGATCCAGCACATCTGGAAGGAGGGCAGCGGCGCTGCGTCCCAGTGGAAGGGCACCGTTTTAGACCAGGTGCCCGTGAACCCCTCGCTCTACCTGATCAAATACGACGGCTTCGACTGCGTCTACGGCCTGGAGCTGCACAAGGATGAGCGGGTGCAAGGCCTGGAGGTCCTGCCAGACAGACTAG CTTCGACGCGCATCAGCGACGCTCATCTGGCCGACACTATGATTGGCAAAGCAGTGGAGCACATGTTCGAGACGGAGGACGGCACCAAGAACGAGTGGAGAGGGATGGTTCTGGCCCGAGCGCCCATCATGAACACATGGTTCTACATCACGTATGAGAAAGACCCGGTGCTCTACATGTACCAGCTGCTGGACGACTATAAAGACGGAGATCTGAGGATCATGCCGGACTCCA acGACTCTCCCCCAGCAGAGCGAGAGCCCGGAGAGGTGGTGGACAGCCTGGTGGGCAAGCAGGTGGAATACGCCAAAGAGGACGGCTCTAAACGAACTGGCATGGTCATCCATCAGGTGGAGGCCAAACCCTCCGTCTACTTCATCAAGTTCGATGACGACTTTCACATTTACGTCTATGATCTGGTCAAAACATCGTAG